The bacterium genome window below encodes:
- a CDS encoding T9SS type A sorting domain-containing protein: MLYRHRKKGVAFMRHAMISCLLAVFCSIMLLTAYPAGWSDDILLTPEDVKNRGDPDITVDGHHYVWAVWDSATWVNGTGEALFSKRDSLGACLFAETSVSNNASYSLGPRVAVDASNNLQIVWLNDTPLGWGLWHARLAHDGSVIVPSHLAVSGNNGGYPIEIVLNRYNEINVAWNDNVAGYDQISYTKLDSMGNPIIARMRVSPANVFSYWPGIGVDSFANVHLAYRADSGPADRLAYTKLDWFGNVLIDNKFFGYGGRPTMIADHSQNIHMVYRNPTEPGITIEYLKLDQYGNILVGPLTLNPFQGNIGVRMAMDSLQYLHVVWTRQMDPWGIVYTKLDTNGNYVIPPMPIVYQPPALYPAEPRIAADMSNRLHLDWMDQRVGAEDIFYKRGENETKIEEQIIPGAIKRFWISAIPNPFTRQLKIDWHSLPGGEIIKIAIFDITGKEVKNFRIEPSNKSIVWLGDDGTGKQLPGGVYFITIFSNGKRSIAKVIKLE; this comes from the coding sequence GTGCTTTATAGACATAGAAAAAAAGGAGTTGCTTTCATGCGACATGCTATGATTTCTTGTTTGTTAGCGGTATTTTGCAGTATTATGCTATTGACAGCTTATCCTGCCGGGTGGTCCGATGATATATTGTTGACACCAGAGGACGTAAAGAATCGAGGAGACCCGGATATTACGGTGGATGGTCATCATTATGTCTGGGCGGTTTGGGACAGCGCCACCTGGGTAAATGGTACCGGTGAGGCATTGTTTTCAAAGCGTGACAGCCTGGGTGCATGCCTGTTCGCGGAAACTTCAGTATCCAACAATGCTTCGTATTCGCTTGGCCCACGCGTCGCCGTAGATGCATCCAATAATCTGCAGATTGTCTGGCTTAATGATACGCCACTAGGCTGGGGTCTATGGCACGCAAGGCTGGCCCATGACGGTTCGGTGATCGTTCCTTCGCATCTGGCTGTGAGCGGCAATAACGGCGGTTATCCCATTGAAATCGTCTTGAACCGTTACAACGAGATCAATGTGGCGTGGAACGATAATGTGGCTGGTTACGACCAAATAAGCTACACAAAGCTGGATTCAATGGGTAATCCGATCATTGCCAGGATGCGGGTGTCGCCGGCGAACGTTTTTTCTTACTGGCCTGGTATCGGGGTGGACAGTTTTGCCAATGTTCATCTGGCTTATCGTGCGGACAGCGGTCCGGCAGACCGGTTGGCCTATACAAAGCTAGATTGGTTTGGTAACGTGTTGATCGACAATAAATTTTTTGGTTACGGGGGTCGCCCTACGATGATTGCGGATCACAGCCAGAATATCCATATGGTTTACCGTAATCCGACCGAGCCGGGGATCACGATCGAGTATTTAAAACTTGACCAATATGGGAATATCTTAGTGGGACCGCTGACCCTCAATCCTTTTCAGGGGAATATCGGCGTCCGGATGGCAATGGATTCATTACAATATTTGCATGTGGTTTGGACTCGGCAAATGGATCCTTGGGGTATTGTGTATACTAAGCTTGATACCAATGGTAATTATGTGATACCGCCTATGCCCATTGTATACCAACCTCCTGCGCTGTATCCCGCTGAGCCGCGGATTGCGGCTGACATGAGCAACCGCCTGCATTTGGACTGGATGGACCAGCGGGTTGGAGCTGAAGATATCTTTTACAAACGCGGCGAGAATGAGACTAAGATTGAGGAACAAATTATTCCGGGCGCAATAAAAAGGTTTTGGATCTCTGCTATTCCTAACCCATTTACGCGGCAATTGAAGATTGACTGGCATTCCTTACCTGGTGGTGAAATCATCAAAATCGCAATTTTTGATATTACGGGAAAAGAAGTGAAGAATTTCAGAATTGAGCCAAGTAATAAAAGCATTGTTTGGCTCGGAGATGATGGTACTGGCAAACAGTTGCCAGGCGGAGTCTATTTTATTACAATATTCAGCAATGGTAAAAGAAGTATTGCAAAGGTCATTAAATTAGAATAA
- the rpsH gene encoding 30S ribosomal protein S8, which yields MDPIANMLTIIRNGCRTSKMEVTVPYSRIKAEILRILLEEGFINNFSLDSEKKPKKISIMLKYSKDGESVIRNLTRISKCSRRVYVPKNEVPKVLGGLGIAILTTPKGILSDREARQQKVGGEVLAYIY from the coding sequence ATGGATCCAATAGCTAATATGCTGACCATAATAAGAAATGGCTGCCGCACGAGCAAGATGGAAGTGACTGTCCCCTACTCGCGGATAAAGGCCGAGATCTTGAGGATCTTGCTGGAAGAGGGTTTTATTAATAATTTCAGCCTGGATTCCGAGAAGAAGCCGAAAAAAATATCGATCATGCTCAAGTATTCAAAAGACGGCGAGTCGGTCATCCGGAACTTGACCAGGATATCTAAGTGTTCCCGGCGAGTCTACGTGCCAAAGAATGAAGTTCCAAAAGTCCTTGGCGGGCTCGGCATCGCTATCCTGACGACGCCTAAAGGCATCCTCAGCGACCGCGAAGCACGCCAGCAGAAGGTCGGCGGCGAAGTGCTCGCTTACATATATTGA
- the rplF gene encoding 50S ribosomal protein L6 has product MAKKRMRPIIVPKDIKVARSGSSLKITGPLGTNEVIISAKTEVEIKDNQIMVKNVDESTEAAAQQGTIRTLILNAIDGVTKGFMKTLIVQGTGYRAQLGSGGVQLFLGYTKPVTIVFPKEIKCELSTVKSADKGDLTYITIKGSNKQQIGDLAAEIRATRVPDPYKHKGVRYADEVLRKKVGKRAVVQA; this is encoded by the coding sequence ATGGCAAAAAAACGTATGCGACCGATCATCGTTCCCAAGGACATAAAGGTCGCACGCTCAGGATCATCGCTTAAGATCACCGGCCCCCTTGGCACCAACGAAGTCATTATCAGTGCCAAGACCGAGGTCGAGATCAAAGATAACCAGATCATGGTCAAGAACGTCGACGAGAGCACGGAAGCCGCGGCACAGCAGGGTACAATCAGAACGCTCATCCTCAACGCGATCGACGGCGTTACCAAGGGATTCATGAAAACGCTTATTGTCCAGGGAACTGGATACCGCGCGCAGCTTGGCAGTGGCGGCGTGCAGCTTTTTCTCGGTTACACCAAGCCGGTGACGATCGTATTCCCGAAGGAAATCAAATGCGAACTGAGCACCGTGAAAAGCGCGGATAAAGGCGATCTGACTTATATTACGATCAAAGGCAGTAACAAACAACAGATCGGTGACCTGGCGGCAGAGATCAGGGCTACCCGCGTTCCCGACCCCTACAAGCACAAAGGCGTGAGGTATGCCGACGAAGTATTGAGGAAAAAAGTCGGTAAACGGGCCGTCGTGCAGGCATAA
- the rplR gene encoding 50S ribosomal protein L18, whose amino-acid sequence MKLMGRYKRHKRIRKSVIGTTKRPRLCVFRSNRHIYAQIVDDTSGKVLFGYSTQNDKNIIKMKKMAAALEVGKGLAKLALEKGITDIAFDRGGYKYHGRVKALADGARKAGLKF is encoded by the coding sequence ATGAAGCTGATGGGCAGGTATAAAAGGCACAAACGGATCCGCAAATCGGTGATCGGCACTACCAAACGGCCGCGGCTTTGCGTTTTCCGAAGCAACCGCCATATATACGCGCAGATCGTGGATGACACCAGCGGCAAGGTGCTGTTTGGTTATTCTACCCAGAACGACAAGAATATAATAAAAATGAAAAAAATGGCCGCCGCGCTGGAGGTTGGCAAGGGTCTTGCCAAACTGGCGCTGGAAAAAGGCATCACTGATATCGCCTTTGACCGCGGCGGTTATAAATACCACGGCCGCGTGAAGGCGCTGGCCGATGGCGCCCGTAAAGCGGGTTTGAAATTCTAA
- the rpsE gene encoding 30S ribosomal protein S5 has product MPDIMSEFIEKLVELKRVSKVVKGGKRMKLYACVVAGDGNGSVGIGHAKSAEVAPAIKRATEIAKKSMVKVAVHEGTILHQVLGKFSASKVILKPALPGSGIIASNAVRAVCEAAGIRNILSKALGSRNSTNLAMATIMGLKSIRTAAAVAEMRNKPLEYFIRKRHEKDQSDTEKKPD; this is encoded by the coding sequence TTGCCAGACATCATGTCCGAATTTATTGAAAAACTTGTCGAATTGAAAAGGGTCTCGAAAGTCGTAAAAGGCGGTAAGCGGATGAAACTGTACGCCTGCGTTGTGGCGGGCGACGGCAACGGAAGCGTGGGTATCGGTCATGCTAAATCGGCAGAAGTGGCGCCGGCGATCAAAAGAGCGACGGAAATAGCCAAGAAGAGCATGGTCAAGGTCGCTGTCCACGAGGGAACTATCCTGCATCAGGTGCTGGGAAAATTCTCAGCCAGCAAAGTGATCTTGAAACCGGCATTGCCGGGCAGCGGGATCATCGCTTCGAATGCGGTCCGTGCGGTCTGCGAAGCTGCCGGCATAAGAAATATCCTGTCCAAGGCGCTGGGTTCCAGGAACTCGACCAATCTTGCGATGGCCACGATCATGGGATTGAAGTCGATAAGGACCGCTGCGGCCGTGGCGGAAATGCGAAACAAACCATTGGAATATTTTATCAGGAAAAGACATGAAAAAGATCAAAGTGACACTGAAAAAAAGCCCGATTGA
- the rplO gene encoding 50S ribosomal protein L15, whose translation MKLNEIKPRKGTTHKNKRVGCGPGSGHGKTSTHGHKGHKARSGYRVKMGFEGGQTPLIRRLPKRGFFNISKIVYEVVNLSRLNGFDANAEVTPETLKQKGIIKGKSKLKILSQGELSKPLIIKAHSFSKKALEKIAGAGGRTEKIA comes from the coding sequence ATGAAGCTAAATGAAATTAAACCGCGAAAGGGTACGACGCATAAGAACAAACGCGTGGGATGCGGTCCGGGTTCTGGCCATGGAAAAACATCGACCCACGGACATAAGGGACACAAAGCCAGATCAGGTTACCGGGTGAAAATGGGATTTGAGGGCGGCCAGACGCCGTTGATCAGAAGACTCCCCAAACGGGGCTTTTTCAATATCTCAAAGATTGTTTATGAGGTCGTGAATCTATCCCGGCTCAACGGTTTTGACGCGAATGCCGAGGTCACGCCGGAAACCCTCAAACAAAAGGGCATTATCAAGGGTAAATCAAAGCTAAAGATATTGAGCCAGGGCGAGCTCTCCAAACCCCTTATCATCAAAGCTCACAGTTTCTCCAAGAAAGCGCTCGAGAAGATTGCCGGCGCGGGCGGACGGACCGAGAAAATCGCATGA
- the secY gene encoding preprotein translocase subunit SecY, protein MNQAISSFQNIFRVPDLKKKLGFTFLAVAIYRLGAHLPLPGINAQALGMLMQQLKQQGSAFGMMDIFVGGALSRAAILFLGVMPYISASIIFQLLGSVFPQVEKLQRDQAGRRKITQYTRYLTVALALFQAYGISFYLESQKFTGAAGIIQIVYTPGWAFRLTAMLTLTCGAIFAMWIGEQITEKGIGNGISFIIFIGCLEEYPSYFFRTIQMVLTQGLSIINLILVLVIMVFIVAAVIVMTQAVRKIPVQYPKRIVGRRMYGGQSTFLPIRVNTAGVIPIIFAQSLVVFPSTVAAYVPALKQLTTSFRPGFWGYDIIFFALIVFFTYFYTSIVFNPVELADNMKRYGGFIPGIRPGPKTAEYVDTVLSRVTMPGALFLGFIALVPWYLINFLNIPFYFGGTTLLIIVGVALDTLQQIESQLMMYHYEGFMKKGKIRGRR, encoded by the coding sequence ATGAACCAGGCGATCTCATCTTTCCAAAACATCTTCCGCGTTCCCGATCTCAAAAAGAAACTGGGATTCACGTTCCTGGCGGTCGCCATATACCGTCTGGGCGCACACCTCCCCCTGCCGGGCATTAATGCCCAGGCCCTGGGCATGCTGATGCAGCAGCTCAAACAGCAGGGTTCGGCTTTTGGCATGATGGATATCTTCGTGGGCGGCGCCCTGTCACGGGCAGCGATCCTGTTCCTCGGAGTCATGCCGTATATCTCGGCGTCCATTATTTTCCAGCTGCTCGGTTCGGTATTCCCCCAGGTTGAAAAATTACAGCGGGACCAGGCTGGACGCCGGAAAATAACCCAGTATACGCGGTACCTCACCGTCGCGCTCGCGCTGTTCCAGGCGTACGGCATTTCCTTTTATCTTGAAAGCCAGAAATTCACCGGCGCAGCCGGCATCATCCAGATCGTCTACACTCCGGGTTGGGCCTTCCGTTTAACCGCCATGCTCACGCTGACCTGCGGCGCCATCTTTGCCATGTGGATCGGCGAGCAGATCACGGAGAAAGGCATTGGCAATGGTATTTCGTTCATCATCTTCATCGGGTGTCTCGAGGAGTACCCGAGTTATTTCTTCAGGACCATTCAGATGGTCCTGACCCAGGGGCTGTCGATCATCAACCTAATACTGGTGCTCGTCATAATGGTATTTATCGTCGCCGCGGTCATTGTCATGACCCAGGCGGTGCGAAAGATCCCGGTCCAGTACCCAAAGCGCATTGTCGGCCGGCGCATGTATGGGGGCCAATCCACCTTCCTGCCGATACGCGTCAATACTGCTGGTGTGATCCCCATTATTTTCGCGCAATCGCTGGTCGTTTTTCCCAGTACTGTTGCCGCCTATGTTCCCGCCCTGAAACAGCTCACCACGTCGTTCCGGCCCGGATTCTGGGGTTATGACATCATATTCTTCGCCCTGATCGTGTTCTTTACGTACTTTTACACATCGATCGTTTTCAACCCTGTGGAACTGGCGGACAATATGAAGCGTTACGGCGGTTTCATCCCCGGCATCAGACCTGGGCCCAAGACTGCGGAATATGTCGACACCGTGCTCTCGCGGGTCACGATGCCCGGAGCCCTGTTCCTCGGTTTTATCGCCCTGGTGCCCTGGTATCTCATCAATTTCCTTAACATCCCGTTCTATTTCGGCGGCACCACCCTGCTGATCATCGTCGGCGTCGCCCTGGACACGCTGCAGCAGATCGAATCGCAGCTGATGATGTACCATTACGAAGGATTCATGAAGAAAGGAAAGATCCGGGGCCGTAGATGA
- a CDS encoding adenylate kinase yields MMFVLFGPPGVGKGTQADLLTKNFNLIRFSMGDTLRDEVSLNTSIGSRVKRYLDQGTLAPDDLIFEIVEDFLREHRNEGVLFDGYPRNLNQAQNLEKSLAQLELSITAAIELSLNNDEIIKRMTSRRFCTNCGRIYNLLTNPPAREGVCDICHGQLVKRSDDEVDIINRRFQIYEEQTKPLVDYYKTLSVYKRIEASGSPQDVNAKIAAVINAGIK; encoded by the coding sequence ATGATGTTCGTGCTGTTCGGTCCCCCGGGTGTCGGTAAAGGAACCCAGGCCGACCTGCTGACCAAGAACTTCAATCTGATCCGTTTCTCCATGGGTGACACGCTGCGCGATGAAGTAAGCCTTAACACATCGATCGGTTCCCGCGTGAAACGCTATCTCGACCAGGGTACTCTCGCGCCCGACGACCTAATATTCGAGATCGTCGAGGACTTTCTGCGCGAACACCGCAACGAAGGCGTCCTGTTCGATGGTTATCCCCGAAATTTGAACCAAGCGCAGAACCTTGAGAAATCGCTGGCCCAGCTTGAACTGTCCATTACCGCCGCCATCGAACTGTCGCTCAATAACGACGAGATCATCAAGCGCATGACCAGTCGCCGCTTCTGCACGAACTGTGGTCGCATCTATAACCTGCTCACCAACCCACCCGCCCGGGAAGGAGTCTGTGATATCTGCCATGGCCAGCTCGTAAAAAGATCGGACGATGAAGTCGATATCATAAACCGGCGGTTCCAGATCTATGAAGAACAAACCAAACCCCTTGTTGACTACTATAAAACTTTAAGCGTGTACAAGCGCATCGAGGCCTCCGGGTCACCGCAGGACGTCAACGCCAAGATAGCAGCGGTCATCAATGCCGGTATTAAATGA
- the map gene encoding type I methionyl aminopeptidase: MPVLNDTAIKNITVAGSIIYEIFSIVDGMNLKGTTTLALNDRIDEIIREHNAIPTFLNYRGFPKSCCISLNNEVVHGIPDERTIRDGDLVKVDIGVTYKGYIADAARTFPVGKVDPAALALIRVTRQALANGIASAQAGHRIADISRAVQKTAEAGGFSVVRELTGHGVGENLHEEPMIPNYLCEGSSPPIKKGMALAIEPMINAGGYDVVTAANGWTIITKDNSLSCHYEDTIVVLEHGNLNVTRVLEN, translated from the coding sequence ATGCCGGTATTAAATGACACGGCGATCAAAAATATTACCGTTGCCGGTAGTATCATCTATGAGATCTTTTCGATCGTTGACGGTATGAACCTTAAGGGCACAACGACATTGGCCTTGAATGACCGTATTGACGAGATCATCCGCGAGCATAACGCCATTCCGACCTTTCTGAACTACCGCGGGTTCCCAAAAAGCTGCTGCATTTCCTTGAACAACGAGGTCGTGCACGGGATCCCGGATGAGCGGACGATCCGGGATGGCGACCTGGTAAAGGTCGATATCGGCGTCACCTACAAAGGGTACATCGCCGATGCAGCCAGGACTTTCCCCGTGGGTAAGGTGGATCCGGCAGCGCTCGCACTTATTCGGGTAACAAGACAAGCGCTCGCAAACGGCATCGCCTCGGCTCAGGCCGGTCACCGGATCGCGGACATATCACGGGCGGTCCAGAAGACGGCTGAGGCCGGCGGTTTCAGCGTGGTCCGTGAATTGACCGGGCATGGGGTCGGAGAAAATCTCCACGAGGAACCCATGATCCCTAACTATTTATGCGAGGGTTCTAGCCCGCCCATAAAAAAGGGAATGGCGCTGGCGATCGAACCAATGATAAATGCAGGCGGATACGATGTGGTTACGGCGGCGAACGGCTGGACGATCATCACGAAGGATAATTCTTTGTCCTGTCACTATGAAGATACCATCGTTGTTCTTGAGCACGGCAATCTCAACGTGACGCGGGTATTGGAGAACTAG
- the infA gene encoding translation initiation factor IF-1, with protein MARKDLIQTEGTIIETLPNAMFRVELDNGHKVLAHVSGKMRMSYIKILPGDRVLLELSPYDLSRGRIVWRYK; from the coding sequence ATGGCAAGAAAAGACCTGATCCAGACGGAAGGCACGATTATCGAAACATTGCCCAATGCCATGTTCCGGGTCGAGCTTGATAATGGGCACAAAGTTCTGGCACACGTTTCCGGCAAGATGAGGATGAGCTACATCAAGATCTTACCCGGTGACCGCGTGCTCCTAGAATTGTCTCCCTATGACCTGTCACGTGGCAGGATCGTCTGGCGCTATAAATAG
- the rpmJ gene encoding 50S ribosomal protein L36: MKVKASIKKRCSACRIIKRKGVVMVICKNPRHKQRQG; this comes from the coding sequence GTGAAAGTTAAAGCTTCGATAAAAAAAAGATGCTCCGCATGTCGGATCATTAAAAGAAAAGGTGTCGTGATGGTCATCTGCAAGAACCCGCGGCACAAGCAGCGTCAGGGATAA
- the rpsM gene encoding 30S ribosomal protein S13 has product MPRIAGVDLPMNKRIEHGLTAIYGIGLPTAKKIVTNCGLDPLKKIKDLTEEEVTKIRKLIESDYKVEGARRADIAADIKRLIDIGSYRGHRHKIGLPVRGQRTRTNARTRKGKRKTVAVIKATTTEKK; this is encoded by the coding sequence ATGCCCAGGATTGCAGGTGTTGATCTGCCGATGAACAAACGCATTGAGCATGGTTTGACCGCGATTTATGGCATCGGTTTGCCGACGGCCAAGAAAATAGTCACCAATTGCGGTCTCGATCCTTTAAAGAAAATAAAGGACTTGACCGAAGAAGAAGTTACCAAGATCAGGAAGCTGATCGAATCCGATTACAAGGTTGAGGGAGCACGGCGAGCCGATATCGCCGCTGATATCAAAAGGCTTATCGATATTGGTTCTTACCGTGGTCACAGACATAAGATTGGATTGCCGGTTAGAGGACAGCGTACACGCACGAACGCCCGGACCAGGAAAGGCAAACGTAAGACTGTGGCTGTGATCAAGGCGACAACAACGGAGAAAAAATGA
- the rpsK gene encoding 30S ribosomal protein S11: MIKKKIVRHKKGVRAEQMGIANIFASFNNTIVSLCDFKGNVLCWSSAGRLGFKGTKKGTAYAAQQSATTVGKEALAMGVKKIEVRVKGPGPGREAAIRTLQTVGLTITTIKDVTPLPHNGCRPPRRRRV, encoded by the coding sequence ATGATAAAAAAGAAGATCGTTAGACATAAGAAAGGCGTACGCGCCGAACAAATGGGGATCGCTAATATCTTCGCCAGTTTCAATAATACGATCGTGTCGCTCTGCGATTTTAAAGGGAACGTCCTGTGCTGGTCCAGCGCCGGCCGTCTGGGGTTCAAAGGTACGAAAAAAGGCACCGCGTATGCGGCACAGCAGTCAGCTACGACCGTGGGCAAAGAAGCGCTCGCGATGGGTGTCAAGAAGATCGAGGTCCGGGTTAAGGGTCCCGGTCCTGGTCGCGAGGCCGCGATCAGGACGCTTCAGACCGTCGGGTTGACGATAACGACGATCAAAGACGTCACGCCGCTACCTCACAATGGCTGCCGCCCACCCCGTCGAAGGAGAGTCTAA
- the rpsD gene encoding 30S ribosomal protein S4, with protein MARYIGPKCKICRRESEKLFLRGSRCYTDKCAFTRRGYPPGTHGKVGRRKLTSYAIQLREKQKVKSMYGLLEAQFRKTFAEAVKQAGSPGENLLVALERRIDNTIYQVGIASSRTQARQLVRHGHILVDGKKTSIPSYQVKVNQTISVSEPLKKNPFVKRSLEERDPEKIVGWLKLNKENITATVVRLPKREDITFPIQENLIVELFSK; from the coding sequence GTGGCCCGCTACATTGGTCCTAAATGCAAGATCTGCCGCCGTGAGAGCGAGAAACTTTTTCTGCGCGGCAGCCGGTGTTATACGGATAAGTGTGCTTTTACGCGCCGTGGTTATCCTCCGGGCACTCATGGCAAGGTCGGCCGGAGAAAACTTACTTCCTATGCGATCCAGTTGCGGGAGAAACAAAAAGTGAAATCAATGTACGGTCTGCTGGAAGCCCAGTTCCGCAAGACGTTCGCGGAGGCGGTAAAACAGGCCGGTTCGCCGGGCGAGAACCTTCTGGTCGCCCTTGAGCGGAGGATCGACAATACGATCTACCAGGTCGGGATCGCATCGTCAAGGACCCAGGCACGCCAGCTTGTCAGGCATGGTCACATATTAGTCGATGGCAAGAAAACAAGCATTCCGTCGTACCAGGTGAAAGTGAACCAGACGATCTCGGTATCGGAGCCGCTGAAGAAAAATCCGTTCGTCAAAAGGTCCCTTGAGGAACGCGATCCGGAAAAGATCGTGGGCTGGCTGAAACTGAACAAAGAGAATATCACCGCGACCGTTGTACGATTGCCAAAACGCGAGGATATCACTTTCCCTATTCAGGAAAATTTGATCGTGGAGCTGTTCTCTAAGTAA
- a CDS encoding DNA-directed RNA polymerase subunit alpha — protein MTLKPLVMPKGIEIDKEATVDTFGRFTLSPLERGYGVTLGNALRRFLLSSIQGAAITKVRIGDILQEFSTVTGVYEDVVEIVLNLKRIRVKLLSDEPTTLTLKIKGKKEYLAEDFEKNPLVIITNPKQKILTVTDTKVNLTMETTVELGRGFVPAEILKRGDAPIGTIFLDAVFSPVLSVNFDVQNTRVGTRTDYDNLMLEIKTDGTVTPVEALVEAASLLKQHLTYITELGKGLMTLEDPIQKTYNDLKTALSEKGLNLLIEPQYTTKEQLDAEHRRIREILKRSIDELEISVRTSNCLKGRNIQSIGDLVKKTGKELLTYDNFGRKSLKELEKILGKMGLHLEMDVDRYLKEDI, from the coding sequence ATGACACTCAAACCGCTGGTGATGCCAAAAGGCATAGAGATTGATAAAGAAGCAACTGTCGATACGTTCGGACGGTTCACATTAAGCCCGCTGGAGCGAGGCTATGGTGTGACGCTGGGCAATGCTCTTCGAAGATTCCTGCTGTCATCAATCCAGGGCGCGGCCATAACCAAGGTACGGATCGGCGATATCCTGCAAGAATTTTCCACGGTCACGGGCGTGTATGAAGACGTGGTCGAGATCGTCCTGAACCTGAAGCGGATCCGCGTCAAACTGCTCAGCGATGAACCGACGACGTTGACCTTGAAAATAAAAGGCAAAAAAGAATACTTGGCAGAGGATTTCGAAAAAAATCCGCTCGTCATCATTACCAACCCCAAGCAGAAGATCTTGACCGTAACCGACACCAAGGTGAACCTGACCATGGAAACCACGGTCGAATTGGGCCGCGGATTCGTTCCGGCCGAGATCCTGAAGCGAGGCGACGCACCGATCGGCACGATCTTCCTGGACGCCGTGTTCTCACCGGTCCTATCCGTGAATTTCGACGTGCAAAATACCCGCGTGGGCACCCGTACCGATTACGACAACCTTATGCTTGAGATCAAAACCGACGGCACGGTCACGCCGGTAGAAGCCCTGGTCGAGGCGGCCAGTTTGCTCAAGCAGCACCTGACATACATCACCGAGCTGGGCAAGGGTTTGATGACCCTGGAAGACCCGATCCAGAAAACGTACAACGATCTTAAAACGGCGTTGAGCGAAAAGGGTCTGAACCTGCTGATCGAACCTCAATACACGACCAAGGAACAGCTTGACGCAGAACACCGGCGCATTCGCGAGATCCTCAAGCGGAGCATCGACGAACTGGAGATCTCCGTGAGAACCTCCAACTGTCTGAAAGGCCGGAATATCCAGAGCATCGGCGACCTGGTGAAGAAAACGGGCAAGGAATTGCTCACCTATGATAATTTCGGACGCAAGTCGTTGAAGGAATTGGAAAAGATCCTCGGTAAAATGGGCCTGCATTTGGAAATGGACGTCGACCGCTATCTCAAGGAAGACATTTGA
- the rplQ gene encoding 50S ribosomal protein L17, whose amino-acid sequence MRHGNKVKKLGRKAAHRLALLKNLCRALFIHERIRTTLQKAKEARRLAERLIEFAKHNDLAGKRHVYRYIPDHKLVKIICGEIAPKFAERKGGYTRIYKLGPRTGDGAEMVLLELVERSDDNVLDLRRKLIERRHGAEEKVKKEKAKKDKEQPKKKEEGIKEKSKPDKHQKERADIDRNKEKEKNKEKDKKNKNDKTQKQQPLKKK is encoded by the coding sequence ATGAGACATGGAAATAAAGTAAAAAAATTGGGCAGGAAGGCGGCGCACCGTTTGGCACTGTTAAAGAACCTTTGCCGCGCGCTGTTCATCCACGAAAGGATCAGAACCACACTGCAAAAGGCCAAGGAAGCACGGCGTCTTGCAGAACGCCTTATCGAATTTGCCAAGCATAACGATCTCGCGGGCAAGCGTCATGTTTATCGCTATATTCCCGATCATAAACTAGTCAAGATCATCTGCGGCGAGATCGCACCCAAGTTCGCGGAAAGAAAGGGCGGTTATACGCGCATTTATAAACTCGGACCCAGGACCGGCGACGGCGCGGAAATGGTCCTCCTTGAACTTGTCGAGCGGAGCGATGATAACGTCCTGGACCTGCGCCGCAAGCTGATCGAACGCCGGCACGGTGCCGAGGAAAAAGTGAAAAAGGAAAAGGCGAAAAAAGACAAAGAACAGCCGAAGAAAAAAGAAGAAGGCATTAAAGAAAAATCAAAACCGGACAAACACCAGAAAGAACGCGCGGATATTGACCGTAACAAAGAAAAAGAGAAAAATAAGGAAAAGGACAAAAAGAACAAGAACGACAAGACCCAAAAACAGCAACCGTTAAAGAAAAAATAA